The Shewanella sp. NFH-SH190041 genome has a window encoding:
- a CDS encoding anti-phage dCTP deaminase yields MSVQTQTVVEIPTSANSEASNSAYKNSLEAIRSRHSQELIIGLCGAIGAGVKRLKTAVIKELKQANYHVEHIRLSELIANTQSDPDSILTLEGFERYNTLQNLGDKLRKNNSNTTVAEMGIRRVGLIRNTLFGNGEESGKAVKVTKKVAYVVDQIKHHEEVELFKEVYRNNFYLIGLLRTQSEREKNLKEEGISNPADVTNLLERDRNSNDKHGQHVEKAIQMADYFIRNLDETEQLNLSIKRFINLIHGVGNITPKRDEKGLYAAYSSSLASACLSRQVGAAIMDNMGQIIATGCNDVPKYRGGLYDADSEKDKRCYNKTGCQNDKHKLLLKSQIKKILKDEGIDNPDGIADKIFNNSKAKSLIEYSRAIHAEMDAIISLARRSGSNSVGKTLYCTTYPCHNCARHIVAAGIDRVVYIEPYEKSLAMDLHDDAICHVDNKSEDKLLLQNFEGVSPNRYAEFFIYNKNRKDKEGNIITYELPTSSHVDPHQLDCYVDYEIKVAEFADKTVGEDNYTSD; encoded by the coding sequence ATGTCCGTACAAACACAAACAGTCGTCGAAATCCCTACTTCGGCAAACTCCGAAGCTTCAAATAGTGCTTATAAAAACTCCTTAGAAGCTATCCGCTCAAGACACTCTCAAGAATTGATTATCGGCCTATGTGGAGCGATTGGAGCTGGTGTCAAAAGACTCAAGACAGCTGTAATTAAAGAGTTAAAACAAGCCAACTATCACGTCGAGCATATACGCCTAAGTGAGCTAATAGCTAACACTCAAAGTGATCCAGATAGCATACTTACCCTTGAAGGCTTTGAGCGCTATAACACTCTACAAAACTTGGGTGACAAACTCAGAAAAAATAATTCAAACACAACTGTCGCAGAAATGGGGATAAGAAGAGTTGGCCTCATCAGAAATACATTGTTTGGAAATGGTGAAGAAAGTGGGAAAGCAGTGAAAGTAACCAAAAAGGTTGCTTATGTAGTCGATCAAATTAAACACCACGAAGAAGTTGAGCTATTTAAAGAGGTGTACAGAAACAACTTTTATCTGATAGGACTTCTACGAACTCAAAGTGAGCGAGAGAAAAATCTCAAAGAAGAAGGCATATCAAACCCAGCTGATGTAACAAATCTGCTCGAAAGAGATAGAAACAGTAACGACAAGCATGGCCAACATGTAGAAAAAGCCATCCAAATGGCTGACTATTTTATTCGCAACCTCGACGAAACTGAACAGCTAAACTTGTCTATAAAGCGCTTTATTAACCTTATTCATGGTGTTGGAAATATAACTCCTAAACGAGATGAGAAAGGACTGTATGCCGCCTACTCTTCGTCTCTCGCCTCCGCATGTCTATCTAGACAAGTCGGCGCGGCCATAATGGACAATATGGGGCAGATAATCGCTACGGGGTGTAACGATGTGCCAAAATATAGGGGCGGCTTATACGATGCAGATAGTGAGAAAGACAAAAGATGCTATAACAAAACAGGCTGCCAGAACGACAAGCATAAACTTCTACTAAAAAGTCAAATAAAAAAGATTTTAAAAGATGAGGGTATTGATAACCCTGATGGCATTGCTGATAAAATATTTAATAATTCAAAAGCTAAGTCTCTGATAGAGTACTCACGTGCAATACACGCAGAGATGGATGCTATCATATCTCTCGCTCGTCGCTCGGGCTCTAACTCTGTAGGCAAGACTCTTTACTGTACAACATACCCTTGCCATAACTGTGCTAGGCATATAGTTGCGGCAGGTATTGATCGAGTTGTTTATATTGAGCCTTATGAAAAAAGCCTAGCAATGGATCTGCATGATGATGCTATATGTCACGTAGACAATAAGTCTGAAGACAAACTCTTACTTCAAAATTTTGAGGGTGTATCTCCAAATAGATACGCCGAATTCTTTATCTACAATAAAAATAGAAAGGATAAGGAAGGTAATATAATTACCTATGAACTACCCACATCAAGCCACGTAGATCCCCATCAACTTGATTGCTATGTCGATTATGAAATAAAAGTTGCTGAGTTTGCTGATAAAACTGTTGGGGAAGACAACTACACCTCAGATTAA
- the gorA gene encoding glutathione-disulfide reductase, translating to MAQHFDYICLGAGSGGIASANRAAMRGAKVLLIEGKALGGTCVNVGCVPKKVMWYGAQVAEAMHLYAKDYGFDVTLNKFDWQTLVNSRTAYIDRIHGAYERGLASNNVTVVHGYGRFVDNHTIDVDGEQYTADHILIATGGRPTIPNIPGAEYGIDSDGFFALQQQPKRVAIVGAGYIAVEIAGVLHALGSETHLFVRKHAPLRNFDPLLSDTLVAQMAKEGPMLHTFSIPQSVSKNSDGSLTLTLENGNSHDVDCLIWAIGRHPATGNIGLENTDVTLDERGFVFADAQQNTSAEGVYCVGDIMAGGVELTPVAVKAGRLLSERLFNNMSDAAMDYHCIPTVVFSHPPIGTMGLSEPQAIEQYGQDKVKVYTSTFASMYTAITAHRQECKFKLVCVGEEEKVVGIHGIGFGMDEILQGFAVAIKMGATKADFDATVAIHPTGAEEFVTLR from the coding sequence ATGGCACAACACTTTGATTATATCTGCCTGGGTGCAGGCAGTGGTGGGATTGCATCTGCTAACCGGGCCGCAATGCGCGGCGCAAAAGTTTTGCTGATCGAAGGTAAAGCACTGGGTGGCACCTGTGTCAATGTTGGCTGCGTGCCGAAAAAAGTGATGTGGTATGGTGCTCAAGTAGCTGAAGCCATGCACCTCTACGCCAAAGATTACGGCTTTGATGTCACCCTAAATAAATTTGACTGGCAAACATTGGTTAACAGTCGCACTGCCTATATTGACCGTATTCACGGGGCCTATGAGCGGGGACTGGCCAGTAATAATGTCACCGTGGTACATGGCTATGGCCGCTTTGTTGATAACCACACCATTGATGTTGATGGCGAGCAATACACTGCTGATCATATTCTTATCGCCACCGGCGGCCGACCAACCATCCCTAATATTCCTGGGGCTGAATACGGCATTGATTCCGATGGTTTCTTTGCGCTGCAACAGCAACCTAAGCGGGTTGCCATTGTCGGTGCCGGATATATTGCCGTAGAAATTGCCGGGGTATTACACGCCCTTGGCAGTGAGACCCACCTGTTTGTCCGCAAACATGCGCCGCTGCGTAATTTCGATCCGCTACTAAGTGACACTTTAGTGGCACAAATGGCCAAAGAAGGTCCAATGCTGCATACCTTCAGCATTCCCCAATCCGTCAGTAAAAACAGTGATGGCAGCCTGACGCTGACATTGGAAAACGGTAACAGCCATGACGTTGACTGCTTGATCTGGGCCATTGGCCGCCATCCAGCAACGGGCAATATTGGGCTAGAAAATACCGATGTCACTCTGGATGAACGCGGTTTCGTCTTTGCCGATGCCCAGCAAAATACTTCCGCAGAAGGCGTCTATTGCGTTGGTGATATTATGGCGGGCGGGGTGGAACTGACCCCAGTCGCGGTGAAAGCGGGCCGGTTACTGTCAGAGCGCCTGTTTAACAATATGTCTGATGCAGCGATGGATTATCACTGTATTCCTACGGTGGTATTTAGCCATCCACCTATCGGCACTATGGGCCTGAGTGAGCCACAAGCCATTGAGCAATATGGCCAAGATAAGGTCAAAGTCTACACTTCAACCTTTGCCTCCATGTACACCGCCATTACTGCCCATCGTCAAGAATGTAAATTTAAGCTGGTGTGTGTGGGTGAAGAGGAAAAAGTAGTTGGGATCCACGGCATCGGATTTGGTATGGATGAAATCCTGCAAGGTTTCGCCGTTGCCATCAAAATGGGCGCGACTAAGGCCGACTTTGATGCCACAGTGGCCATCCACCCCACAGGCGCTGAAGAGTTTGTTACCCTCAGGTGA
- the prlC gene encoding oligopeptidase A, whose amino-acid sequence MTNPLLRSNELPVFSEIKPEHIQEAVELAIQRCRDKIEQVTIRQQGYTWDNLVEPLDETDDALNQIWSPVSHMNSVLSTDEWRQAHDACLPLLSDYGTWVGQHQGLYQAYKELHESAEFATLTKPQQTYIENSLRDFELSGIGLEDEQKVRYGEIAKRLSELTSTFSNQLLDATHAWSKLITDEAELAGLPDSAKAAAKAMAEAKEQQGWLFTLDFPSYLPVMTYSENRSLREEMYRAYVTRASDQGPNAGEFDNSAVMEEIMALRHELANLLGFASYADKSLATKMAESPEQVMAFLNELALRSKKQGETELAELQAFAKQEYGVAELAPWDMGYYGEQLQQHKYEISQEDLRPYFPEDRVLHGLFYTVSRLFGLKIEEQKDFDRWHKDVRFFHIYDADGEHRGSFYLDLYARSGKRGGAWMDECRVRRTTSNGLQKPVAYLTCNFNAPVDGKPALFTHDEVTTLFHEFGHGIHHMLTRINVAGVSGINGVPWDAVELPSQFMENWCWSEEALAEISGHYETGEPLPKAMLDKMLAAKNFQSGMMMLRQLEFSLFDFRIHLEYKPELGARIQQILDEVRSQVAVVKAADFNRFQHSFAHIFAGGYAAGYYSYKWAEVLSADAFSRFEEEGVFNPYTGADFLHNILEMGGSEAPMALFKRFRGREPQIDALLRHSGIAT is encoded by the coding sequence ATGACCAACCCTTTACTGCGTAGCAATGAGCTACCGGTGTTTTCAGAGATAAAACCCGAACATATTCAAGAGGCTGTTGAACTGGCTATCCAGCGTTGCCGGGATAAAATTGAACAGGTTACCATTCGTCAGCAGGGCTATACCTGGGATAATCTGGTGGAGCCACTGGATGAGACCGATGATGCCTTGAATCAGATTTGGTCGCCAGTTTCCCATATGAATTCTGTTTTGAGCACAGATGAATGGCGTCAGGCCCATGATGCCTGTCTGCCCCTGTTGTCAGACTATGGTACCTGGGTGGGACAGCATCAAGGCCTATATCAGGCCTATAAGGAACTGCATGAATCCGCCGAGTTTGCCACGTTAACCAAGCCACAGCAGACCTATATTGAAAACAGTCTGCGGGATTTTGAGCTGTCCGGTATTGGTCTGGAAGATGAGCAGAAAGTGCGTTATGGCGAAATTGCCAAGCGCTTGTCTGAACTGACCAGCACATTCTCTAATCAACTGTTAGATGCCACCCATGCCTGGAGCAAGCTGATCACTGACGAAGCTGAGCTGGCGGGGTTGCCCGATTCAGCTAAAGCGGCAGCAAAAGCCATGGCTGAGGCCAAAGAGCAACAAGGCTGGCTCTTTACCTTGGATTTTCCGTCTTATTTGCCGGTAATGACGTACAGTGAAAATCGGTCACTACGGGAAGAAATGTACCGAGCCTATGTCACCCGGGCATCGGATCAGGGGCCAAATGCCGGTGAGTTTGATAACTCGGCGGTGATGGAAGAAATTATGGCGCTGCGCCATGAATTGGCTAATCTGCTGGGCTTTGCCAGCTATGCGGATAAATCCCTTGCCACCAAGATGGCAGAATCCCCTGAGCAGGTGATGGCGTTTTTGAATGAGCTGGCGCTGCGCTCGAAAAAACAGGGTGAAACCGAATTAGCCGAGTTACAGGCATTTGCTAAACAAGAATACGGTGTGGCGGAGTTAGCCCCGTGGGATATGGGTTACTACGGCGAGCAACTGCAGCAGCACAAGTATGAAATTTCCCAGGAAGATCTGCGCCCTTATTTCCCAGAAGACAGAGTGCTACATGGTTTGTTCTACACCGTGTCCCGGCTGTTCGGTCTGAAAATCGAAGAGCAAAAAGACTTTGATCGTTGGCATAAAGATGTGCGTTTCTTCCATATTTATGATGCTGATGGTGAGCACCGTGGCAGCTTCTATCTGGATCTTTATGCTCGTAGCGGCAAACGTGGCGGTGCATGGATGGATGAGTGTCGGGTACGGCGCACAACCAGCAATGGCCTGCAAAAGCCGGTTGCTTACCTGACCTGTAACTTTAATGCCCCTGTGGATGGTAAACCCGCGCTGTTTACCCACGATGAAGTGACCACCTTATTCCACGAATTTGGCCATGGTATTCACCATATGTTGACCCGTATCAATGTGGCCGGGGTATCTGGTATTAATGGTGTGCCATGGGATGCGGTGGAGCTGCCAAGTCAGTTTATGGAAAACTGGTGTTGGTCTGAAGAAGCGCTGGCAGAAATTTCCGGCCATTATGAAACCGGTGAACCACTGCCAAAAGCGATGCTGGATAAAATGCTGGCGGCGAAAAACTTCCAATCCGGCATGATGATGCTGCGTCAGTTGGAGTTTTCACTGTTTGATTTCCGTATTCACTTGGAATACAAACCTGAATTAGGCGCTCGTATTCAACAGATCCTTGATGAAGTCCGCAGTCAGGTCGCGGTGGTGAAGGCGGCAGATTTCAATCGCTTCCAGCACAGTTTCGCGCATATCTTTGCCGGTGGCTATGCGGCGGGCTATTACAGCTATAAGTGGGCAGAAGTTCTGTCTGCTGATGCTTTCTCCCGCTTTGAGGAAGAAGGGGTCTTCAACCCGTACACCGGGGCTGATTTCCTGCACAATATTCTGGAAATGGGCGGCAGTGAAGCACCTATGGCGCTGTTTAAACGCTTCCGTGGGCGTGAACCTCAGATTGATGCGCTGTTGCGTCACAGTGGCATTGCTACATAA
- a CDS encoding thioesterase family protein produces the protein MNLIFRMLWLFIWRIRHCGKIGFLDTSSISYRALPTDCDVNLHLTNSRYPSFMDLARTYLLAEMGLLKPFLRKGWMPIVNAYEFTYIRDIKPLQRFSVETKVVGWDDKYFYIEQRFVSDRGLHCIAHVRGVFVCRGKQVPIPELVAAAGYQGEAPTLPPEVAQWKRMLQMKKASNHDNSRRDKVA, from the coding sequence ATGAATTTAATTTTCAGAATGCTATGGTTGTTTATTTGGCGTATCCGTCACTGCGGTAAAATTGGTTTTCTTGATACCAGTTCCATCAGTTATCGGGCATTGCCCACTGATTGTGATGTGAATCTACACCTGACAAACTCCCGATATCCCTCCTTTATGGATTTAGCCCGGACCTATCTGTTGGCGGAAATGGGGTTGTTAAAACCCTTTTTACGTAAGGGCTGGATGCCGATCGTCAATGCCTACGAATTTACCTATATCCGCGATATTAAACCGCTGCAGCGTTTCAGCGTCGAAACTAAAGTGGTGGGTTGGGATGACAAATATTTCTACATCGAGCAACGTTTTGTGTCCGACCGTGGGCTGCACTGTATCGCCCATGTGCGCGGGGTATTTGTCTGCCGTGGTAAACAGGTGCCGATTCCGGAGTTAGTCGCTGCCGCCGGGTATCAAGGGGAGGCACCGACACTGCCACCGGAAGTGGCGCAATGGAAGCGGATGTTGCAGATGAAAAAAGCCAGTAATCATGATAATAGCCGCAGAGATAAAGTGGCTTGA
- a CDS encoding glutathione S-transferase family protein encodes MDLYYYPLSRYSQKVLIALFEKQVAFNANFTDLRDPQIRQDFYRHYPYCKLPLLITPEGRALPESSIIIEYLDNRCVSANPLIPLHHQQELQVRLFDRMIDTDLNDRLFALDKQTELPGGGDQLQQRRLENQLQQFLFLLEQQLMPEQEWLCGGHLTLADCALLPCLRHPWLASQLSQLPRLDSYCHRAAMRASWMLVQDEIAQAEGNDFAGLNQIP; translated from the coding sequence TTGGATCTGTATTACTATCCTTTGTCACGCTATTCGCAAAAGGTATTGATCGCCTTGTTTGAAAAACAGGTTGCCTTCAATGCCAATTTTACCGATCTGCGCGATCCTCAGATCCGGCAGGATTTTTACCGCCACTACCCTTACTGCAAACTACCACTGCTGATCACGCCAGAAGGCCGAGCATTGCCAGAGTCCAGCATCATTATTGAATATCTGGATAACCGCTGCGTCAGCGCCAATCCACTGATCCCGCTGCACCACCAGCAAGAACTGCAAGTCAGATTGTTTGATCGCATGATCGACACGGATTTAAATGACAGGTTATTTGCGCTGGATAAACAGACCGAGTTACCCGGCGGGGGAGATCAACTGCAGCAGCGCCGCTTGGAAAATCAATTACAGCAGTTTCTGTTTTTACTAGAACAGCAACTGATGCCAGAGCAAGAGTGGCTCTGCGGCGGCCACTTAACCCTAGCTGACTGTGCGTTATTGCCCTGTCTGCGCCACCCTTGGTTGGCATCCCAGCTAAGCCAATTACCTCGTTTAGACAGTTACTGCCACCGCGCTGCTATGCGCGCCAGTTGGATGCTCGTTCAAGATGAGATTGCTCAAGCTGAAGGTAATGATTTTGCCGGGCTCAATCAAATTCCCTGA
- a CDS encoding TorF family putative porin — protein MTCKPLSLLLPASLLALSFPALAVADDNDGQIAGGTISGKLTFATDYVFRGESETLDGEIPVVQGTLGWSNPQGWYGGLYASNIKFRDPNLEIVTAPYIGKFGEFGQSGFSYDVMVFSYLYPNASYANYTELWLRVGKTFGAAKLQLEVTPTLDDWFGVTGWHGVNYAIHPSYTLPGGFNLSGSVGYQDLYSSDNAAEGWTHWNLGLGKHYLGLDFDLRYHGSTVDKDHKVYGDQTVIFDDRLVFGVSKSF, from the coding sequence ATGACGTGTAAACCGCTTTCCCTTCTGCTGCCAGCAAGCCTGCTGGCATTATCTTTTCCTGCACTGGCAGTAGCTGATGATAACGATGGTCAGATCGCTGGCGGCACCATTTCCGGTAAACTGACGTTTGCCACGGATTATGTTTTCCGCGGCGAGTCTGAAACCCTCGACGGGGAAATCCCAGTGGTTCAGGGAACCTTGGGCTGGAGCAATCCTCAGGGGTGGTATGGCGGGCTCTATGCTTCCAATATCAAATTTCGCGATCCCAATTTGGAAATCGTCACCGCCCCTTACATCGGAAAATTTGGCGAATTTGGTCAAAGCGGTTTCAGTTATGATGTGATGGTCTTTTCCTATCTCTACCCCAACGCCTCTTACGCCAACTACACCGAACTCTGGCTGCGAGTTGGCAAAACGTTTGGTGCAGCCAAGCTGCAATTAGAGGTAACGCCAACGTTGGATGATTGGTTCGGGGTTACCGGCTGGCACGGGGTCAACTACGCCATTCACCCCAGCTACACCTTACCCGGCGGCTTTAATTTGTCAGGAAGTGTGGGATATCAAGACCTTTACAGCTCAGATAATGCCGCAGAAGGCTGGACACACTGGAATTTGGGATTAGGGAAGCATTACCTGGGATTGGATTTTGACCTGCGCTATCACGGCAGTACAGTGGATAAAGACCATAAGGTATACGGCGATCAAACCGTAATTTTTGATGACCGATTAGTTTTCGGCGTCAGTAAAAGCTTTTAA
- a CDS encoding efflux RND transporter periplasmic adaptor subunit — protein MRQKLKLVTPVLMALGLAACNPGGASEQAGGLGPQSVPVDVIEVSTKVQPITLELPGRSRAYLEAEVRPQVSGIITARSFTEGGQVTAGQSLYQIDAAPYEAALVSARAELQRAKAALASTRATATRFAELVKTKAVSQQDYDQAQAAYLEAKASVAVAKAAINTAEINLEYTRVAAPIAGRIGKSNVTPGALVGAGQAQPLAQISQLDPINVDIVQSSTQMLRLKQRIASGTLAQPQSASVTLILEDGSVYHHQGKLQFSEVTVNEDTGAVGLRAEFPNPDGLLLPGMFVRTIVTVGTDPHAILVPQKAITRNPKGEGVAMVVSADNKVEARTVETAEAIDNQWLVTKGLQAGDRLIVAGLQKVRPGASVSPTDVTAQQAK, from the coding sequence ATGCGGCAGAAATTAAAACTCGTTACCCCAGTGCTGATGGCGCTGGGACTGGCCGCCTGCAATCCCGGCGGTGCGTCGGAGCAGGCCGGAGGCCTGGGGCCACAGAGTGTCCCGGTTGATGTGATTGAAGTCAGTACCAAGGTACAGCCGATTACGCTGGAATTGCCGGGCCGTAGCCGAGCTTATCTGGAGGCGGAAGTGCGCCCTCAGGTTAGCGGCATTATCACGGCTCGCAGCTTTACTGAAGGTGGGCAGGTCACAGCCGGTCAGTCACTGTATCAAATCGATGCAGCTCCTTATGAAGCAGCCCTAGTCAGTGCCCGTGCGGAGCTGCAACGCGCTAAAGCGGCGCTGGCATCAACCCGGGCGACGGCCACTCGTTTTGCAGAATTGGTGAAGACCAAGGCCGTCAGTCAGCAGGATTATGATCAGGCGCAAGCGGCTTATCTTGAGGCTAAAGCCAGTGTGGCCGTTGCCAAAGCAGCCATTAACACCGCTGAGATTAATCTGGAATATACCCGGGTTGCTGCGCCCATTGCCGGGCGTATCGGTAAGTCTAATGTGACACCGGGGGCGCTGGTCGGCGCCGGACAAGCCCAGCCGCTGGCACAGATTTCTCAGCTCGATCCCATCAATGTGGATATTGTCCAGTCCAGCACCCAAATGTTGCGCCTCAAGCAGCGCATTGCTTCCGGGACATTAGCCCAGCCCCAGAGTGCCAGTGTGACATTAATTCTCGAAGATGGCTCTGTGTATCACCATCAGGGAAAGCTGCAGTTTTCTGAAGTCACTGTTAATGAAGATACCGGCGCGGTCGGGTTGCGGGCGGAATTCCCTAACCCAGATGGTCTGCTGCTGCCGGGCATGTTTGTGCGCACCATAGTGACAGTGGGCACCGATCCCCACGCCATTTTGGTGCCGCAAAAAGCCATTACCCGTAACCCGAAAGGTGAAGGGGTGGCCATGGTGGTGAGCGCTGACAATAAAGTGGAGGCCCGGACGGTGGAAACCGCTGAGGCGATAGATAACCAGTGGCTGGTGACCAAAGGATTGCAGGCGGGGGATCGCCTGATTGTGGCAGGCTTACAAAAAGTGCGGCCGGGGGCATCGGTAAGCCCCACAGACGTGACAGCACAGCAGGCAAAGTAA